The proteins below are encoded in one region of Bacteroidales bacterium:
- a CDS encoding T9SS type A sorting domain-containing protein, with protein sequence MKKFATILSACLFLIMFSNVLAQENENGNYLYFDENQNIQGALDYYKLVRGTPDVKDVLKANQQADKLSKRKAITWTEVGPENITGRSRAFLIDNKNSSTMYIGSAFGGLWKSTTGGTSWHQLPLLSNSMNVSCITQDAAGNIYYGTGEGFVGLKGDANGYSSFVGGGIYKSTDGENFEVLASTVPASNTDKWAFIYRLATSGSRIYAATNGGLRISDDGGATWVNGVSYVEKTATDIEVASNGYVYAVVDNKVYFSENGDAGSFVSRQITGIGSNVGRIELSVAPSDPNYIYASAADKNGEFLGVYRSTDAAITWEKIGPGGSLSFNILGGNGIWANTIKVFPNDKDKVLVGGKDLWLWKLGNTWEQKSMSELSEYSPLFLHIDHHDIVFKPNDPSTFYHVSSGGLSKSTDGGNTFSTVNRLLSTAQINAVTSNAFGKVFAGAIDAGSFIIPGTFLSSGTAIGITRGSACGVAMSYINPDVAVVAAKYGNLLRSFEGGENMSPFYATDIIYQPSPTFSAFNTPIYLDEQLNDVLTTDSMYYFATDTLSAGDVITVISKENNKYPFYVTIPNDMLPGDSIFIQNKVQARFYIGLNGSLRMTRGIHNFSGTPKWHTLASFLGSVHSIAGSSDGNYLFFGTDNGEVYRLENLCLLQDTTSDIITLVNPTLITAVTGVITSISVDPSDVNNVLITVGGYDAVPHVLLSNNALSATPTFSDKMGNLPNMPVYSSCIVAFNESNVLVGTDLGVFKTLDINAASPEWIEENEAFGRIPVFSIFQQSKNYPGSTNYGKIYIGTHGRGIFESSEYVGLNDCSNMQNNSDNSLFVFPNPVENEAVIRLVNNNYEKATLNIYSIDGKLVLNKKIELISGINNINVNLQEIASGNYIVEIRSNAANYSSKIIKK encoded by the coding sequence ATGAAAAAATTTGCTACAATTTTGAGTGCATGCTTATTTTTAATAATGTTTAGCAACGTACTGGCTCAAGAAAATGAAAATGGCAACTATTTGTATTTTGATGAAAATCAGAATATTCAAGGTGCTTTAGATTATTATAAACTTGTGCGTGGCACTCCCGATGTGAAAGATGTTTTGAAAGCTAATCAACAGGCTGATAAATTGTCAAAAAGAAAAGCAATAACATGGACTGAAGTAGGTCCTGAGAATATCACAGGACGCTCTAGAGCTTTCTTAATTGATAATAAAAACTCTTCAACTATGTATATTGGTAGTGCTTTCGGAGGATTATGGAAATCTACTACAGGAGGAACTTCTTGGCATCAATTACCTTTGTTATCTAATAGTATGAATGTTTCTTGTATCACACAAGATGCTGCTGGAAATATTTATTATGGAACAGGCGAAGGTTTTGTTGGCTTAAAAGGAGATGCTAATGGATATTCAAGCTTTGTTGGTGGTGGTATTTATAAATCAACTGACGGAGAAAATTTTGAAGTGTTAGCTTCTACAGTTCCTGCAAGTAATACAGATAAATGGGCTTTTATTTATAGATTAGCTACCTCTGGTTCTCGCATTTATGCTGCTACTAATGGAGGTCTTCGTATTTCAGATGATGGTGGAGCTACTTGGGTAAATGGCGTTAGTTATGTAGAAAAAACAGCTACAGATATTGAAGTTGCTTCTAATGGCTATGTTTATGCAGTAGTAGATAACAAAGTTTATTTTTCTGAAAATGGTGATGCAGGTTCTTTTGTAAGTCGTCAAATTACAGGCATAGGAAGTAATGTAGGAAGAATAGAACTTTCTGTTGCTCCGTCTGACCCAAATTATATTTATGCTTCAGCAGCTGATAAAAATGGTGAATTTTTAGGAGTTTATCGCTCTACTGATGCTGCAATAACTTGGGAAAAAATAGGTCCTGGTGGAAGTTTGTCTTTTAATATTTTAGGTGGAAATGGAATTTGGGCAAATACAATAAAAGTATTTCCAAATGATAAGGATAAAGTATTAGTTGGTGGTAAGGATTTATGGTTGTGGAAATTAGGAAATACATGGGAACAAAAATCTATGAGCGAACTTTCTGAATACAGCCCACTTTTTTTACATATAGACCATCATGATATAGTTTTTAAACCTAATGATCCAAGTACTTTTTATCATGTTTCAAGTGGTGGATTAAGCAAAAGCACTGATGGAGGAAATACTTTCTCTACTGTAAATAGACTTTTAAGCACAGCTCAAATAAATGCAGTTACAAGTAATGCTTTCGGAAAAGTGTTTGCAGGAGCAATTGATGCTGGCTCATTTATTATACCAGGTACCTTTTTATCGTCTGGAACAGCAATTGGTATAACAAGAGGAAGCGCTTGTGGTGTTGCTATGTCATATATTAATCCAGATGTTGCTGTTGTTGCTGCAAAATATGGAAATCTTTTAAGAAGTTTTGAAGGAGGAGAGAATATGTCACCTTTTTATGCTACAGATATTATTTATCAGCCTTCTCCAACTTTTTCGGCTTTTAACACCCCTATTTACTTAGATGAGCAACTAAATGATGTGTTAACTACTGATTCAATGTATTATTTTGCTACTGATACTTTAAGTGCAGGTGATGTTATTACAGTTATTTCAAAAGAAAATAATAAATATCCATTCTATGTTACTATTCCTAATGATATGTTGCCTGGCGATAGCATTTTTATTCAAAATAAAGTTCAAGCTCGTTTTTATATAGGGCTTAATGGCTCTTTAAGAATGACAAGAGGAATACATAATTTTAGTGGAACTCCAAAATGGCATACATTAGCTAGTTTCTTAGGTTCTGTTCATTCTATTGCAGGCTCATCTGATGGAAACTATTTGTTCTTTGGAACTGATAATGGAGAAGTTTACAGACTTGAAAATTTATGCTTGCTTCAAGATACAACAAGTGATATTATTACATTAGTTAATCCTACACTCATCACTGCTGTAACTGGCGTTATTACTTCAATTTCTGTTGACCCTTCTGATGTTAACAATGTTTTAATAACTGTTGGCGGATATGATGCTGTTCCTCATGTATTATTATCAAATAATGCATTAAGTGCGACTCCTACTTTCAGTGATAAAATGGGTAATTTGCCAAATATGCCAGTTTATTCAAGTTGTATTGTGGCTTTCAATGAATCTAATGTTTTAGTAGGAACAGATCTTGGTGTGTTTAAAACGTTAGACATAAATGCTGCTTCTCCTGAGTGGATTGAAGAAAACGAAGCTTTTGGACGTATTCCTGTTTTTAGTATTTTCCAACAGTCTAAAAACTATCCAGGTAGTACTAACTATGGAAAAATTTATATTGGAACTCATGGTCGCGGAATTTTTGAAAGTTCTGAATATGTAGGACTTAATGATTGCAGCAATATGCAAAATAACAGTGATAATAGTCTCTTTGTTTTCCCAAATCCTGTTGAAAACGAGGCTGTAATTAGACTTGTTAATAATAATTACGAAAAAGCTACATTAAATATTTATTCAATAGACGGAAAATTAGTTCTTAATAAGAAAATTGAATTAATTTCAGGAATAAATAATATTAATGTTAATCTACAAGAAATAGCTTCTGGTAATTACATTGTGGAAATAAGAAGCAATGCAGCAAACTATTCAAGCAAGATTATTAAAAAATAA